Proteins from a genomic interval of Corythoichthys intestinalis isolate RoL2023-P3 chromosome 3, ASM3026506v1, whole genome shotgun sequence:
- the ercc6l gene encoding DNA excision repair protein ERCC-6-like, translated as MDGELEGIQDKLEKCLTLDEEDDMEVYQRHIRGGKDAIREGDMNKALELFNMAYSIHRSDKLQKRIGKIEEFLAQDLEDDDFVEVNDSGLKLYKEIYDKLYAYQKNGVAFLFDLYKDGRKGGILADDMGLGKTIQVISFLSGMYDNGLVKHTMLVMPTSLITNWTKEFAKWTPGMRVKEFHGSSKAERNKNLDKIQRRGGVLITTYTMLINNWQQLSTHQGREFKWDYMILDEAHKIKSSTTKTAKSASVIPSKNRLLLTGTPVQNNLRELWALFNFACQGTLLGTAKTFKMEYENPITRAREKDATPGEKALGSRMSENLMAIIRPYFLRRTKADVQSEKSKKKNTSHVGRELEDQKDSANGVPTLTRKNDLIVWTYLSSIQEDIYWKFISLEHIKELLTTSRSPLAELTILKKLCDHPRLLSTRATATLGLKDAQQMCDDDGMDSRSIANVSDDTLIAESGKLAFLITLLKRLKDEGHRTLVFAHYRMVLDIVQRILKNLGFKVLRLDGSITQVTERERLITLFQTDSSYSVFLLTTQVGGVGITLTAADRVVIYDPSWNPATDAQAVDRACRIGQTRNVVIYRLITCGTVEEKIYRRQIFKDSLIRQNTGDKKNPFRYFSKEELRELFTLEDTRSSSTQQLLQSLHAKYRSSDPALDTHLAHLHTMDMFGISDHDLMFSLNVDHDEALQGSVDEKYITGRVRKAHELVKAESDLQMQFSSILEATAEPPWMRKPQNEREELSPDRKLGKPRSSLGRSPRRKEMSPSRHDLERSMDGKEGGSQGRNGALDFTGGERQSRERQKIHRARSHEGAKESVQARAFADDSFEDMKRASPNEYSVNEDLNLKYHDMSLDGKPLQNKRLSVLQSSASSPNADSWGRSGASGTELLDGNFNLQLEESGLSGKDEERKSLSRIQLDEERDDSYQDVEEKLLSLLQMSGAFDVRKSLNDSQFGLGVKSDVSEMDESVIGATKKKSARGLIYDTDEDEADEIEDEATPLSTNNLSLQGSSTPKSSSSGSRRSIRGNGFRRSVVHSVIPDFGHVNEVSVRSSDEGEEEDLNAMTHDTAGENTDNYDEEGEEDADEEEEASPPSSNPETPYEMASNSAGKTAMEWADDYQSLVTRGHESLHQGQLEEALDSFLKAEEIQPGDPEIQSYVLELKRQLGHA; from the exons ATGGATGGCGAACTGGAGGGGATTCAGGACAAGTTGGAGAA ATGTTTGACCCTGGACGAAGAGGATGACATGGAAGTCTACCAGAG GCACATACGAGGTGGAAAAGATGCCATCCGAGAAGGCGACATGAACAAAGCTCTGGAGCTTTTCAATATGGCTTACAGCATTCACCGTAGTGACAAGCTGCAGAAGCGAATCGGGAAAATCGAGGAGTTTTTGGCCCAGGATTTAGAGGACGACGACTTTGTGGAAGTCAACGACAGCGGTCTGAAGCTGTACAAGGAGATCTATGACAAATTGTACGCCTACCAAAAGAACGGCGTGGCCTTCTTGTTCGACCTCTATAAGGACGGGCGCAAAGGCGGGATCCTGGCGGACGACATGGGCTTGGGCAAAACcattcaggtcatttccttccTGTCGGGAATGTACGATAACGGACTGGTCAAGCACACCATGCTAGTCATGCCCACCTCGCTCATCACCAACTGGACCAAGGAGTTTGCCAAATGGACTCCCGGCATGCGGGTGAAAGAGTTTCACGGCAGCAGCAAGGCCGAGCGGAACAAAAACCTGGATAAGATCCAGAggcgaggcggcgtgctgatcaCCACGTACACCATGCTCATAAACAACTGGCAGCAGCTGTCGACCCACCAGGGTCGAGAGTTCAAGTGGGACTACATGATCTTGGACGAGGCCCACAAGATCAAATCCAGTACCACCAAAACGGCCAAGAGCGCCTCGGTCATCCCGTCTAAAAACCGATTGCTGCTCACCGGCACCCCCGTGCAAAACAATCTCCGAGAGCTTTGGGCTCTCTTCAACTTTGCCTGCCAGGGCACTCTGCTGGGCACGGCCAAAACCTTCAAGATGGAGTACGAGAACCCCATCACTCGGGCCCGGGAGAAAGACGCCACTCCCGGGGAGAAAGCCCTCGGATCGAGGATGTCTGAAAATCTCATGGCCATTATCCGACCATACTTCTTGCGCAGGACAAAGGCCGACGTGCAGAGCGAAAAAAGCAAGAAGAAAAATACCAGCCACGTCGGGAGGGAGTTGGAGGACCAGAAGGACTCCGCCAACGGAGTGCCCACGCTGACCAGGAAGAACGACTTGATCGTGTGGACCTACCTCAGTAGCATCCAGGAGGACATCTATTGGAAGTTCATTTCCCTGGAGCACATCAAAGAGCTGCTCACGACATCCAGGTCACCTCTGGCGGAGCTGACCATACTAAAGAAGCTGTGCGACCACCCGAGGCTTCTCTCCACGCGAGCTACCGCCACCTTGGGTCTAAAGGACGCTCAGCAGATGTGCGACGACGACGGGATGGACAGTCGGAGCATCGCCAACGTTTCCGATGACACTCTGATAGCCGAGTCCGGGAAACTGGCTTTTCTAATTACTCTCCTCAAACGTCTCAAAGACGAAGGTCACCGtacgctggttttcgcccactaCCGAATGGTGCTCGATATCGTCCAGCGCATCCTAAAGAATCTAGGATTCAAAGTCCTGCGTCTCGACGGCTCCATCACGCAGGTGACGGAGCGGGAGCGGCTCATCACCCTTTTCCAGACGGATTCCAGCTACTCCGTCTTTCTCCTGACCACTCAGGTGGGCGGAGTCGGCATCACCCTGACGGCGGCGGACCGGGTGGTCATCTACGATCCCAGCTGGAACCCAGCTACCGACGCCCAGGCGGTGGACCGGGCTTGCCGCATCGGCCAGACGCGGAACGTGGTCATTTACCGCTTGATCACGTGCGGTACGGTGGAGGAGAAGATCTACAGACGGCAGATCTTTAAGGACTCCCTGATCCGGCAGAACACCGGAGACAAGAAGAACCCTTTCCGCTACTTCAGCAAGGAGGAACTGCGAGAGCTTTTCACCCTGGAGGACACCAGGTCCTCCTCCACGCAGCAGCTGCTTCAGTCTCTGCACGCCAAATACCGCAGCAGCGACCCCGCCCTCGACACGCACCTGGCCCACCTCCACACCATGGACATGTTCGGAATCTCCGATCACGACCTCATGTTTTCGCTCAACGTGGACCACGACGAGGCCCTGCAGGGTTCGGTGGATGAAAAATACATTACCGGGCGGGTCCGAAAGGCCCACGAGCTGGTGAAAGCCGAGTCGGATCTGCAGATGCAGTTTTCCTCCATCTTGGAGGCCACCGCTGAGCCGCCGTGGATGCGAAAGCCACAGAACGAGCGCGAGGAACTCTCACCGGATAGAAAACTTGGCAAGCCCAGATCCAGTCTGGGACGCTCGCCGCGCCGTAAAGAGATGTCGCCGAGCCGGCATGACCTAGAGCGGTCTATGGACGGCAAGGAAGGTGGCTCTCAAGGCCGAAACGGCGCGCTCGATTTCACCGGGGGTGAACGCCAGTCCCGAGAAAGGCAAAAGATTCATCGAGCGCGCAGTCACGAGGGAGCGAAGGAAAGCGTTCAAGCGAGAGCTTTTGCTGATGATTCTTTTGAGGACATGAAGAGAGCTTCTCCAAATGAATACAGTGTCAATGAAGATCTAAACCTGAAGTACCACGACATGAGTTTGGACGGGAAACCGCTCCAGAACAAAAGACTCTCTGTCCTGCAGTCGTCCGCGTCTAGCCCGAACGCCGACTCCTGGGGCAGATCCGGCGCCAGCGGCACGGAGCTGTTGGACGGAAACTTCAACCTCCAGCTGGAGGAGAGCGGGCTCTCCGGCAAGGACGAGGAGAGGAAGTCGCTGTCGCGGATTCAGCTGGACGAGGAGAGAGACGACTCGTACCAGGACGTGGAGGAAAAGCTGCTGTCGCTGCTTCAGATGTCGGGAGCTTTCGACGTGCGCAAATCCCTGAACGACAGTCAGTTCGGGCTCGGCGTTAAATCCGACGTCTCCGAAATGGACGAGTCTGTCATCGGAGCTACCAAAAAGAAGAGCGCGAGGGGCCTCATTTATGACACCGATGAAGACGAAGCCGACGAAATAGAGGACGAGGCCACCCCGCTATCAACCAACAACTTATCACTGCAGGGATCCTCCACGCCAAAGTCATCTAGCTCGGGCTCTAGGAGGAGCATCCGGGGGAACGGCTTCCGTCGCTCCGTTGTGCACTCTGTCATCCCAGACTTTGGCCATGTAAACGAGGTTTCAGTGAGGTCTTCTGATGAGGGCGAAGAGGAAGATTTGAACGCCATGACGCACGATACGGCCGGAGAGAACACCGATAATTATGAcgaagaaggagaggaggatGCGGACGAGGAGGAGGAAGCGAGCCCCCCGAGCAGTAACCCCGAAACG CCCTATGAAATGGCGTCCAACTCGGCGGGCAAAACGGCGATGGAGTGGGCCGACGACTATCAGTCGCTGGTGACGCGAGGCCACGAGTCGCTCCACCAAGGCCAACTGGAAGAGGCTCTGGATTCGTTCCTTAAGGCCGAGGAAATCCAGCCCGGAGATCCCGAGATCCAGTCGTACGTTTTGGAGCTGAAAAGACAGCTCGGTCACGCGTAA